agcttcaggctgtcccactgtcaaatctgCATGAGGGATTCCTCTCAGACTTTTTAAGTCCTTTAGGGCCCCTTTCCGAAAGTGGGCATTGTTGCAGActtaagggaattacccagagttcatagcattgtgacatgaaacacaggatCCCCAGGGGAAGCCCTCGAGCATAGAAAGGAAAACGAACAAcataatatgaaataaaaaaagagagaaggaaacaagAAGCAGGAAGGTGCAACCAATGttaacctttcaaaataaagtaagCAGGTAAGTATAAATGTAGGAAACAGACTTAATCAGCCTGAATCTATTATCTTCACACATATGTGTATAAACAGTATAATCTATATACTTATATGTATTAAATGTAATGGTTCGGGCAGTCTGTAcagtaagagcctggatcatatgtcagtcagtcagtccgaCCCTGAagagccttgaatttgaggaaatgaaaaattgtgatatatatatatataacttccTAACATCACTATGGTGAGCTATATGACGTCATGGAGGTTAcgtgagaagtctcaaagtgatgtcccattcccagttctacagtttgagcctcctgccctcaaacACTTTAcaggtgacgtcaattaagtcaagaaggagtcagggtttagggctcagggtttagggctcagggtttagggaggACATTTAGATTGAGACAGGATGTCTCATCCTAAAGACTGAATCAGGTTTCTGTATACAGCTGAGATTCTGTTCTTCAGAGTCCTGTTATTATACTGAATCAATAAGACACACTACTGAACATTCAGTGTGTCAGATATAGAGAGTTTATCATCACATTACATGATACTCAATAACTAACACTGTTTTGTTTGGCTAGCTACCTTTAAGAGGaatctctgtgtttattatgaTTTCATTAGTTGCTGCTTTATCCATGTTAAATGAGTGAGTGAAGAATATCAAATCATCAGGTCCTGGAGACAAACAGGTTTACTTTAGCTAAGGCTTGATGCCTCTTTATCACAAGCTAGCTTATATTTGGCATTTAGCCTAATTTAGCTTTTAAATAGCTAACATGCTAAATGCACATGAGTTATATCTACTTACTACTATCATTGATAATGTAATGACCGATGATTGGCTCTGACAGTGAGCTAACAGTGAGCTAACAGAGGTCCAGGTGTTCAGGTGACCTGCTCAGGTGTACTGTTTGTGACAGCAGGTGTATAAATGTCCTCGTGCCCGCCTCCTGGTTCAGTTTTATCATAAAGGTGAAATATCACATGAACCTGAGCTCAGAGGGGACGTCTTCTACTGTtaccataaaaacaacagattcaGCAGCAGGGCGCAGGATACCACGGTGACACTTTGACCCAAAACACCTGTAATGATGAGCTCTGATGAGCGCTGATCGATGAACCTTCGGTTGATCGTGTTACGCAAAAAGCTTCCGCCTGTAATCAGCCGTAAACATCCCGCTGCTGTCGGTGAGAGAACCGGGGCTACAGACGCCTCCGCGCCGGTAACGGTACTGGCTCATAATGATTACAGCTAGTGTTCCTGTGTTAGACTCGGTACCGGGGTGTGGGTCCGAGCAGGTGCGAGCAGGTCCGGTTCTTACCCGTGTGACTTGGTCTGGTGCTCCGGGAGCTCGTCGGTGATGACCTGCGGTCTGTGGACCCGGCGGAACCGGAGCCCCTCCATCTGATCCGGACTGGACTTGGACGGTTTTCTGTCTCGGGCTGGTTTGGTACCAGGAGCTGCAAAGGCCAGCTGTGTAGAGGTTAACCCGGGTACAGAGGCAGTGATCCCGGGGAGAGCCTGAGCATTCTACCAGAGCGATGACAGCCAGCTTCCGGTTTgaggcttcaaaataaaagagccaCATTTAAGTACGTCACTGTTGTGTAAGTCAGTCAGTAggtacattattattttatatattttatatgattattttatattattattatgtatacagtctgtggtagatacattattattttataggactatttatattattattacttataaACTATGGTAGGtacatagatacataaataaatagatgtttATTTCTACATTATTAAACTCCTGATAATTATAACTGATAATTAACTGAAGATCATTTCTAACTATTCTtcacttctgtatatactttattattatttcattttattctattttatttgatctttattttattttattagtatttgtatcttattttattccttccttctatTAATACTTCAACTGTCCTattttccctccccgggataaataaagtatttctgattctgaaattaaagcaaCCCTGGGGTCAATGAGAGGCACAATCCAGCCGTCCATATCATAGACTAGTCTTTgattacagtctatggtccataTTAGCACAAAGTCTGTTTACTGGATACTGAAAGGGACTTAAGGGTACATGACTTACACTCAGATTCAGGTTTTATGTATCTGTCTTAGTCTGTGTAAAAATATGACCTGGAAAGTCAGGGCAATTACTCAATTCAAAGATTAGAGAGTGTATACTGATGAACCTGTCCAGCCAATGAGAATCCAGGGTTGGAGTTTTTAGAAATACCTGGTTTAACACTCAGGATGGTTAtgattaataaaacatttaagatGCTACAAataaatatctacaaaaatcTGAGGATCGTCTGGAAGAAACAGGAGTCATGTGATATTTGATGATATGTGATGTTATATATGATGTGATGTTATATATGATGTGATGTTATATATGATGTGATGTTATATATGAtaatattttaagttatatatgATGTGATGTTATATATGatgatatatgtgatgtgatgtatGATATGATGTGAAGTGAAATACACAGAAGAGGCAGAGGCCCTCAGATGAATTCCTTCATATAGTTGATGTCAAGCCCTCTAAGCTCCTCACAGGCTGGCTGAACATCGCTCCATGTTGTAAATGTCAGACAGGAGCAGGAGTGTATCTTATTAACCCCTTTGGGAGAAGTATGAGAATACACGGGGAGGTACATCTATCACCAGGACCACGCCTACTTGGAGTCCAGGCAGCTGCAGAGGCAGGGATGAAGGGATCCTCAGATCACAGTTCAGGTCTCCGGATGTTAACAAGTGGATGACAGTTATGTTTGAGAGGATGAGCGAAGTGATGGAGGAGGGAACATGGCTTGGCTGACACACTGAGGACCTGGATGACGTGCTGTCGTATGTGTAGACCTACCACAGGCCTCTGGATGTGTGACCTCATGATGCTGTCTGACTGTGTTATCTTTCAATAAACgaagacttcaacaagagaacaaagaagagaacaaagaAGAGAAGATGAAACCTGAAAGGacgacagagaaacagagactgTTCACTTTGACACTGTtgtattaattcattcatttatgttgtaaacacacaaacacgtctGTGAATCTGATGAGGTCAGccaggagagagtgagagccaCATCCTgttttccccctcctctcctctgtttcacTCTGAGCTCCATAATGTGAGTCCTCCTTGAGTCTGAGTCCTGTCTCTGTGAGGAAGTTCATTCAGAGGCCACACACTTGTGCTCCTTCAGGCTCCGTGTGGAGGAGAAGCTCCGGCTGCAGgcggagcagctgaagggtttctgtCCGGTGTGGATCAGCTGGTGAGCCTTCAGGTTGTTCTTCTGGCTGAACCTCTTCCCGCACACGCTGCACTCAAAGGGCTTCTCTCCGCTGTGGACGCGTTTGTGTCGGACCAGGTTTTGAGACACGCTGAAGCTCTTCCCGCAGACCTCGCAGATGAACGGCTTCTCTCCGCTGTGTGTGCGCTCGTGCAGCTTCATGCTGGCCTGCGTGGAGTAGGTCTTCTGACACTGAGCACAGCTGAAGGGCTTTCCCTCCGAGTGGCTGCGTCTGTGCGCCTTCAGGTAGCTGAGCGAGCTGTAGCCGCGCCCGCACACATCGCAGGAGAACGCTTTGTAACTGCTGTGCAGCTGCAGATGAGTCTTCAGGATCTGGGCACTGGGGAAGCTCTTCCCACACTTATCACAGGTGTGAACTCTCTGCCCGCTGTGGATCAGCTGGTGGCGTTTCAGGGACGTTGATGAGGAGAAATTCTTTCCGCACTCACTGCAGCTGTGCGGTTTGACGCCCGTGTGGCTCTGCTCGTGCACCAACAGAGCGCTGCGCTGTCTGAAGCCCTTCCCGCAGGCTTTGCAGATAAACGTCCACTCGCCGCTGTGCACCAGACGATGCACCTTCAGGTGGCTGGCCTGGGTGAAGCTGTGTCCGCACACGTCACAGCTGAACGTCCGGAGGCCCGAGTGGATCAGCTGGTGGCGCCGCAGGTTAGCCGGCATGCTGAAGCTCTTcccacaggtgtcacagctgAAGGCCTTCTCTCCAGTGTGGACACGGCGGTGCACtgacaggctgctgctgctggagaaacTGTTGCCACACTGCTCGCAGGTGTGCGGCCGCTCACCTGTGTGAGTCCTCAGGTGAGCTCTGAGGCCGCTCTGCTGGCTGAAAGTCTTTCTGCAGGTGCTGCAGGTAAATGGCTTCAGTCCTCTGTGGACAGTCATTTGGTGGACTTGGACACTGTGTTGTGCAGTAAATCCTTTCTGACACGTGGGACACTTGAAGGGTTTGTCCCTCTGATGGAT
This genomic interval from Notolabrus celidotus isolate fNotCel1 chromosome 4, fNotCel1.pri, whole genome shotgun sequence contains the following:
- the LOC117811234 gene encoding oocyte zinc finger protein XlCOF6-like — translated: MSSSVEKLVSDIFEEFLLSAVTEVCQRLRVHPERASQTEEQLQTAIRTLCGSLLQQLRRLLEEKQPLREDEQQEEKETPQEPPLPAAEGDTQVEVSVQPDAPGDESPPTEEPPAESSRRTFSCSVCSSTFSRRTNLSAHLRVHSRERPFTCLTCGKAFSARSSVRVHQLTVHNKQRPHRCSHCGKVFGTLSHLKTHQMSRRRWPGGSFRCSACGKVLAARCCLPEHRLSCQKAQESFRCAECGKEFSKHSQLSAHRRIHQRDKPFKCPTCQKGFTAQHSVQVHQMTVHRGLKPFTCSTCRKTFSQQSGLRAHLRTHTGERPHTCEQCGNSFSSSSSLSVHRRVHTGEKAFSCDTCGKSFSMPANLRRHQLIHSGLRTFSCDVCGHSFTQASHLKVHRLVHSGEWTFICKACGKGFRQRSALLVHEQSHTGVKPHSCSECGKNFSSSTSLKRHQLIHSGQRVHTCDKCGKSFPSAQILKTHLQLHSSYKAFSCDVCGRGYSSLSYLKAHRRSHSEGKPFSCAQCQKTYSTQASMKLHERTHSGEKPFICEVCGKSFSVSQNLVRHKRVHSGEKPFECSVCGKRFSQKNNLKAHQLIHTGQKPFSCSACSRSFSSTRSLKEHKCVASE